Proteins from a genomic interval of Deinococcus budaensis:
- a CDS encoding helix-turn-helix transcriptional regulator — translation MSTTPEGPRPPEGGLSGSVLLTPRPFLRVWRPGGSAQLELVWAQQGAYDAPAHFHEDLELSLSPLHPRTLEVGGRSFNVPPAAVSVVLPGELHRTRVQAGGAGVFYSVRIHASAVHEVWQALGPRGSRLPRFPVVLPDPALAQATLRLHRLAGHAPGLGALALETHLWALLALLFRSAGGRVEERLAPPPSPAAVAAAREQMERSPGLPFTLTSLADGAGLSASHFARVFRRATGFSPHAYLLDARVRRAKALLGGEELLAQLALGLGFSSQSHFAQVFRQRVGVSPLQFRQDSRILVDREWLRGASSRHDEP, via the coding sequence TTGAGCACGACCCCCGAGGGGCCGCGTCCACCTGAAGGCGGCCTCTCCGGCAGCGTCTTGCTCACGCCCCGGCCCTTCTTGCGGGTCTGGCGTCCGGGCGGCTCCGCGCAGCTGGAACTGGTCTGGGCGCAGCAGGGGGCCTACGACGCGCCCGCGCACTTCCATGAGGACTTGGAGCTGAGCCTCTCGCCGCTGCACCCGCGCACGCTGGAGGTGGGCGGTCGGTCGTTCAACGTGCCGCCCGCTGCCGTCAGCGTGGTCTTGCCCGGAGAGCTGCACCGCACCCGGGTGCAGGCGGGGGGGGCGGGCGTGTTCTACAGCGTGCGCATTCACGCCAGCGCCGTGCATGAGGTCTGGCAGGCCCTCGGGCCGCGGGGCAGCCGTCTCCCGCGCTTCCCGGTCGTGCTGCCGGACCCGGCGCTGGCCCAGGCCACCCTGCGCCTCCACCGCCTCGCGGGCCACGCGCCCGGTCTGGGTGCCCTGGCCCTGGAAACGCACCTGTGGGCGCTGCTGGCACTGCTCTTCCGGAGCGCCGGGGGCCGGGTCGAGGAGCGCCTGGCCCCGCCACCCTCGCCCGCCGCCGTCGCGGCGGCCCGCGAGCAGATGGAGCGCAGTCCCGGCCTCCCCTTCACGCTGACCTCCCTGGCCGACGGGGCGGGCCTGAGCGCGTCGCACTTCGCGCGGGTCTTTCGCCGGGCCACCGGCTTCAGCCCGCACGCCTACTTGCTGGACGCCCGCGTGCGGCGGGCCAAGGCGCTTCTGGGCGGCGAAGAGCTGCTGGCGCAACTGGCGCTGGGCCTGGGCTTTTCCAGCCAGAGCCACTTCGCGCAGGTGTTCCGGCAGCGGGTGGGCGTCTCGCCCCTTCAGTTCCGCCAGGACAGCCGGATTCTGGTAGACCGTGAGTGGCTCCGGGGCGCATCCTCCCGGCATGACGAACCCTGA